The Plectropomus leopardus isolate mb chromosome 7, YSFRI_Pleo_2.0, whole genome shotgun sequence genome window below encodes:
- the slc2a3b gene encoding solute carrier family 2, facilitated glucose transporter member 3: protein MERMEDDKPKKKVTFYLLYCVSTAVIGSLQFGYNTGVINAPEQKLRRFFQNVSTERYKEPFSPGANTMVWSFAVAIFSVGGMIGSFSVGAMVNKFGRRKSMLISNLLALLGGVLMGLSSVSRSFEMVIIGRFIIGVFCGLCTGLTPMYVGEISPTAVRGAFGTLHQLGVVIGILVAQIFGLEFLLGSDTLWPLLLALTILPAILQSILLCFCPESPRYLLIVLNQEEEARKALVRLRGSEDVSDDIQEMKEEGMRMSMEKKVTILELFRSPNYRQPITIAIILQLSQQLSGINAVFYYSTGIFDTAGVTQPIYATIGAGVVNTVFTVVSLFLVERAGRRTLHLIGLAGMALFALIMTISLSLVKTTPSLSYLAIVAVFGFVASFEMGPGPIPWFIVAELFSQGPRPAAMAVSGFSNWTANFLVGLGFPKLAELCGPYVFIIFVILLILFFIFTYLRVPETKGRTFDDIAQGFAASTRKPSPVSEAVVAGLTESKEPPPTSPTDKVPMVDLP from the exons atggaacGCATGGAGGACGATAAG CCGAAGAAGAAGGTGACATTTTACCTTCTCTACTGCGTTTCAACAGCAGTCATCGGCTCACTACAGTTTGGCTACAACACCGGGGTCATCAATGCACCCGAgcag AAACTGCGAAGATTTTTCCAGAATGTCTCAACTGAGCGGTACAAGGAGCCTTTCAGCCCAGGAGCCAACACCATGGTGTGGAGCTTTGCTGTGGCCATCTTCAGTGTGGGAGGCATGATCGGGTCGTTCTCTGTTGGAGCCATGGTCAACAAATTTGGCAG GCGTAAGTCCATGTTGATATCTAACCTCCTGGCATTGCTTGGTGGGGTTCTGATGGGGCTGTCATCTGTGAGTCGATCTTTTGAGATGGTCATCATTGGACGGTTTATAATCGGTGTCTTCTGCGGTCTGTGTACTGGCCTGACACCCATGTACGTGGGTGAGATCTCTCCCACTGCTGTCCGAGGAGCCTTTGGCACACTGCACCAGCTGGGTGTCGTTATTGGCATCCTGGTGGCACAG ATCTTCGGTCTGGAGTTTCTGCTTGGCTCAGACACCCTGTGGCCTCTGCTGCTGGCTCTGACCATCCTGCCGGCCATACTGCAGAGCATCTTGCTGTGCTTCTGCCCCGAAAGCCCCCGATACCTGCTCATTGTCCTCAACCAGGAGGAGGAAGCTAGAAAAG CGCTGGTGCGTCTGCGTGGCTCTGAGGATGTGAGCGATGATATTCAGGAGATGAAGGAAGAAGGGATGAGGATGAGCATGGAGAAAAAAGTGACCATCCTTGAACTCTTCCGCTCCCCAAATTATCGTCAACCAATCACCATCGCTATAATCCTCCAGCTCTCTCAGCAGCTGTCTGGCATCAACgct GTGTTTTACTATTCTACAGGTATATTTGACACAGCTGGTGTTACTCAACCAATCTACGCCACAATAGGAGCTGGAGTTGTCAACACCGTGTTTACTGTTGTCTCT CTCTTCCTGGTTGAGCGGGCGGGGCGAAGGACATTGCACCTGATTGGTCTGGCTGGAATGGCTCTCTTTGCCCTCATTATGACCATCTCCCTGTCTTTGGTG AAGACCACCCCGTCTCTGAGCTACCTGGCCATCGTGGCTGTGTTTGGCTTTGTTGCCAGTTTTGAGATGGGTCCAGGTCCCATCCCCTGGTTCATCGTGGCTGAGCTCTTCTCCCAGGGGCCCCGACCTGCCGCCATGGCTGTCTCTGGTTTCTCCAACTGGACCGCTAACTTCCTAGTGGGGCTGGGTTTCCCTAAACTGGCG GAACTCTGTGGTCCTTATGTCTTCATCATCTTCGTGATCCTTCTCATTCTGTTCTTCATCTTCACCTACCTGCGAGTGCCTGAGACTAAAGGACGTACCTTTGACGACATTGCTCAGGGTTTTGCTGCCAGCACAAGGAAACCCTCCCCGGTGTCTGAGGCTGTGGTCGCCGGCCTAACAGAGAGCAAAGAACCTCCTCCCACGTCCCCCACAGACAAGGTTCCCATGGTGGATCTTCCTTAA